In Persicimonas caeni, a single window of DNA contains:
- a CDS encoding DUF58 domain-containing protein — protein MLRKELIKAVKHLELVARRAVNDQLAGQYQSVFKGRGMDFTDVREYQPGDDIRVIDWNVSARMNDLYIKQFVEERELTVLLLVDASGSQTFGTYNRRKQETAAELAALIAFSAIKNNDRVGLITFTDQIEAFIPPKKGRKHVLRVITEILDFTPERSGTDIPAALEYLSRITSKRALTFVISDFQDTDFETSLSIANRRHEIIPLVLEDPMETELPDMGLVPFEDPETGEIFTVDTSSKRVRSEFRSEALRRKKQLVRTFRKHKVDHIPIRTDASHIEPLVQYFRTRSKRY, from the coding sequence ATGTTACGAAAAGAACTCATCAAAGCCGTCAAGCACCTCGAGCTGGTCGCCCGCCGCGCGGTCAACGACCAGCTCGCCGGTCAGTACCAGAGCGTCTTCAAAGGGCGCGGGATGGACTTTACCGACGTGCGCGAGTACCAGCCCGGTGACGATATTCGCGTCATCGACTGGAACGTGTCGGCGCGGATGAACGACCTGTATATCAAGCAGTTCGTCGAGGAGCGCGAGCTGACCGTGCTGCTTCTGGTCGACGCCTCCGGCAGCCAGACCTTCGGCACCTACAACCGGCGCAAGCAGGAGACGGCCGCCGAGCTCGCCGCGCTCATCGCCTTTAGCGCCATCAAGAACAACGACCGCGTCGGCCTGATCACGTTCACCGACCAGATCGAGGCGTTTATCCCGCCCAAGAAGGGCCGAAAGCACGTGCTGCGCGTGATCACCGAGATCCTCGACTTCACCCCCGAGCGCAGCGGCACCGACATCCCCGCCGCGCTCGAGTACCTGAGTCGGATCACCAGCAAGCGCGCGCTGACCTTCGTGATCAGCGACTTTCAGGACACCGACTTCGAGACGAGCCTGAGCATCGCCAACCGGCGCCACGAGATCATCCCGCTGGTCCTCGAGGACCCGATGGAGACCGAGCTTCCGGACATGGGGCTGGTGCCCTTCGAGGACCCGGAGACCGGCGAGATCTTCACCGTCGACACCTCGTCCAAACGGGTGCGCTCGGAGTTTCGAAGCGAGGCGCTGCGGCGCAAGAAGCAGCTCGTGCGCACCTTCCGCAAGCACAAAGTCGACCATATCCCGATTCGCACCGACGCCAGCCACATCGAGCCTCTGGTGCAGTACTTTCGGACCCGCTCCAAACGGTACTGA
- a CDS encoding VWA domain-containing protein, producing MSLEFAYPWVLALLLVVPLLAAWRFMPRFRRKNVGTFVFSRAATFKKLNRGWRRYLEPVPDLLVLIAITLMVVALARPQAVEAEEVEVEGIDIYLALDMSGSMQAIDKDMSEVEAMEARGDKPKSRFESAVDVLQEFIGSRKYDRIGMVVFAKNAFLQFPLTLDYNTIDGMLDRLKLGDIDPGGTAIGNAVGRAVAGLKDSDTKTKILILITDGDRRGGNISPMQAAQIAKDLDVKVFPILVGKDGPTLVPVRVPSFFGVKNTYRQQKFPINPELLEKIADKTDGEFYRATDAKGLEERIHTILDRFERTRIKDASNVDKQELFRPFVIWALVLLAAQMTLRYTLLRKFP from the coding sequence ATGAGCCTCGAATTCGCGTACCCGTGGGTGTTGGCCCTCCTCCTGGTCGTCCCGCTCTTGGCGGCGTGGCGTTTTATGCCGCGTTTTCGCCGCAAGAATGTCGGCACCTTCGTGTTCTCGCGGGCGGCGACCTTCAAGAAGCTCAACCGCGGCTGGCGGCGCTATCTCGAGCCGGTGCCCGACCTGCTCGTGCTCATCGCCATCACGCTGATGGTCGTCGCGCTGGCCCGCCCGCAGGCCGTCGAGGCCGAAGAGGTCGAGGTCGAGGGCATCGACATCTACCTCGCCCTCGACATGTCGGGCTCGATGCAGGCCATCGACAAAGACATGTCCGAGGTCGAGGCGATGGAGGCGCGCGGCGACAAGCCCAAGAGTCGCTTCGAGTCGGCCGTCGACGTGCTCCAGGAGTTTATCGGCTCGCGCAAATACGACCGCATCGGCATGGTCGTGTTCGCCAAGAACGCCTTTTTGCAGTTCCCGCTCACCCTCGATTACAACACCATCGACGGGATGCTCGACCGGCTCAAGCTGGGCGACATCGACCCGGGCGGCACCGCCATCGGCAACGCGGTGGGCCGCGCGGTCGCCGGGCTCAAGGACAGCGACACCAAGACCAAGATCTTGATCCTGATCACCGACGGCGACCGGCGCGGCGGTAATATCTCGCCGATGCAGGCCGCCCAGATCGCCAAAGACCTCGACGTCAAAGTCTTCCCCATTCTGGTGGGCAAAGACGGCCCCACGCTGGTGCCCGTGCGGGTGCCGAGCTTCTTCGGGGTCAAAAACACGTATCGACAGCAGAAGTTCCCGATCAACCCGGAGCTGCTCGAGAAGATCGCCGACAAGACCGACGGCGAGTTCTATCGGGCCACCGACGCCAAAGGTCTCGAAGAGCGCATCCACACGATCCTGGACCGCTTCGAGCGCACGCGCATCAAGGACGCCTCCAACGTCGACAAACAAGAGCTGTTCCGCCCGTTCGTCATCTGGGCGCTGGTGCTGCTCGCCGCGCAGATGACCCTTCGGTACACACTGCTTCGCAAGTTTCCGTGA
- a CDS encoding AAA family ATPase, with protein MTTEVGHLNEMIRERSAFVDDMRHELERVVVGQKYMVERLLIGLLTGGHVLLEGVPGLAKTLTVKSLSQCVDLDFQRIQFTPDLLPADLIGTMIYDQQTREFVPRKGPVFTNVLLADEINRAPAKVQSALLEAMQEHQVTIGETSYKMPPPFLVLATQNPIEQEGTYPLPEAQVDRFMLMIRVGYPTREEERLIMDRVTERTMPEALEAVATPEQILASQKAVREIYIDDKLKDYIVDIIFATRNPEEHGLGELKDFIEFGASPRATIYLNLAAKAHAFIRRRGYVTPEDIKAIAYDVLRHRVILTFAAEAEEYTSERVIEQILETIEVP; from the coding sequence GCGCAGCGCGTTCGTCGACGATATGCGTCACGAACTCGAGCGCGTGGTCGTCGGCCAAAAGTACATGGTCGAGCGACTCCTGATTGGTCTGCTCACCGGCGGCCACGTCCTTCTCGAGGGCGTGCCCGGCCTGGCGAAGACGCTGACGGTCAAGTCGCTGTCGCAGTGTGTCGACCTCGACTTCCAGCGCATCCAGTTCACCCCCGACCTGCTGCCGGCCGACCTCATCGGCACGATGATCTACGACCAGCAGACCCGCGAGTTCGTCCCACGTAAGGGCCCCGTGTTCACCAACGTGCTCCTGGCCGACGAGATCAACCGCGCGCCAGCCAAGGTGCAGTCGGCGCTGCTCGAGGCGATGCAGGAACACCAGGTCACCATCGGCGAGACGTCCTACAAGATGCCGCCGCCCTTTTTGGTGCTGGCGACCCAAAACCCCATCGAGCAAGAGGGCACCTACCCCTTGCCCGAGGCGCAGGTCGACCGCTTCATGCTCATGATCCGGGTGGGCTACCCGACCCGCGAAGAGGAGCGGCTCATCATGGACCGCGTCACCGAGCGCACCATGCCCGAGGCGCTCGAGGCGGTCGCCACCCCCGAGCAGATTCTGGCGTCGCAAAAGGCGGTGCGCGAGATCTACATCGACGACAAGCTCAAGGATTATATCGTCGACATCATCTTCGCCACGCGTAACCCCGAGGAGCACGGCCTGGGCGAGCTCAAGGACTTCATCGAGTTCGGCGCCAGCCCGCGCGCGACTATCTACCTGAACCTGGCCGCCAAGGCCCACGCGTTCATCAGGCGCCGCGGCTACGTCACCCCCGAGGACATCAAGGCCATCGCCTACGACGTCTTGCGCCACCGCGTCATCTTGACGTTTGCCGCCGAGGCCGAAGAGTACACCTCCGAGCGAGTCATCGAGCAGATTCTGGAGACCATCGAAGTCCCGTGA